The following coding sequences lie in one Pseudomonas sp. SL4(2022) genomic window:
- a CDS encoding glutamine synthetase family protein, translating into MSTKLDQLSSWLKERKITEVECLISDLTGIARGKISPTNKFLDEKGMRLPESVLLQTVTGDYVEDDIYYDLLDEADIDMFCRPDENAVFLVPWAIEPTAMVIHDTFDKQGNPIELSPRNILKNVLKLYADKGWKPIVAPEMEFYLTKRNSDPDFPLVAPMGRSGRPEVGRQSFSIDAANEFDPLFEDVYDWCEIQGLDLDTLIHEDGPAQMEINFRHGEALHLADQITVFKRTMREAALKHDVAATFMAKPITDQPGSAMHIHQSVVDIKTGKNLFSNPDGSMSELFMLHIGGLQKYIPELLPLFAPNVNSFRRFLPDTSAPVNVEWGEENRTVGLRVPEATPQNRRVENRLAGADANPYLVLAASLLCGYMGMVGDFKPSAPVKGRAYERRNLRLPITIEHALERMEACKDAEKYLGDKFMRGYVAVKRAEHENYKRVISSWEREFLLLSV; encoded by the coding sequence ATGAGTACCAAACTAGACCAGCTTTCGAGCTGGCTGAAAGAACGCAAAATCACCGAAGTTGAATGCCTGATCAGCGATCTTACCGGCATTGCCCGCGGCAAGATCTCGCCGACCAACAAGTTCCTCGACGAGAAGGGCATGCGCCTCCCCGAGAGTGTGCTGCTGCAGACCGTAACCGGCGACTATGTCGAGGACGATATTTATTACGACCTGCTCGACGAGGCGGACATCGACATGTTCTGCCGTCCGGACGAGAACGCTGTGTTCCTTGTGCCGTGGGCCATTGAGCCAACTGCGATGGTGATTCACGACACCTTCGACAAGCAGGGCAACCCGATTGAGCTGTCGCCGCGCAACATTCTCAAGAATGTGCTCAAACTCTACGCAGACAAGGGCTGGAAGCCCATCGTCGCGCCGGAAATGGAGTTCTACCTGACCAAGCGCAACAGCGACCCGGATTTCCCGCTGGTCGCCCCGATGGGGCGTTCCGGTCGTCCGGAAGTGGGCCGTCAGTCGTTTTCCATTGATGCGGCCAACGAATTCGATCCGCTGTTTGAAGACGTGTATGACTGGTGCGAAATCCAGGGCCTAGATCTCGATACGCTGATCCACGAAGACGGTCCGGCGCAGATGGAAATCAACTTCCGTCACGGCGAGGCCCTGCACCTGGCCGACCAGATCACCGTGTTCAAGCGCACCATGCGTGAAGCCGCGCTCAAGCACGATGTGGCTGCCACCTTTATGGCCAAGCCGATCACCGATCAGCCGGGCAGCGCGATGCACATTCACCAGAGTGTGGTGGACATTAAAACCGGCAAGAACCTGTTCTCCAACCCGGATGGCAGCATGAGCGAACTGTTCATGTTGCACATCGGTGGTCTGCAGAAGTACATCCCTGAACTGCTGCCGCTGTTCGCCCCCAACGTCAACTCGTTCCGCCGCTTCCTGCCGGATACTTCGGCACCGGTGAACGTCGAATGGGGTGAAGAGAATCGCACCGTGGGCCTGCGCGTACCGGAAGCCACGCCACAGAACCGCCGAGTGGAAAACCGCCTGGCCGGTGCTGACGCCAACCCTTATCTGGTGCTGGCCGCTTCGCTGCTGTGTGGCTATATGGGCATGGTTGGCGACTTCAAACCGAGTGCTCCAGTCAAAGGTCGCGCTTATGAGCGTCGCAACCTGCGCCTGCCGATCACCATCGAGCACGCCCTGGAACGCATGGAAGCCTGTAAGGATGCGGAGAAGTACCTGGGCGACAAGTTCATGCGTGGTTACGTCGCGGTTAAACGCGCCGAGCACGAGAACTACAAGCGGGTGATCAGCTCCTGGGAGCGCGAGTTCCTGCTGCTGTCGGTGTAA
- a CDS encoding gamma-glutamyl-gamma-aminobutyrate hydrolase family protein, with amino-acid sequence MSRQPIIGVSACTKQLGHNIYHTAGDKYLQAIVTVVGGMPVIIPALGEQIDQQYLLQHIDGLVFPGSPSNVEPHHYSGPASDAGTLHDAARDSTTLPLIKAAIALGIPVLGICRGFQEMNVAFGGALHQKVHEVDGYMDHREPEDTPVAQQYGLRHALHVQPGGLLASIGLPSEIQVNSIHGQGVQRLAPGLRVEALAPDGLIEAFSVEGAKSFALGVQWHPEWQVRSNPNYLAIFQAFGEACRKKAGQR; translated from the coding sequence ATGTCGCGCCAGCCGATTATCGGCGTTAGTGCCTGCACCAAGCAGCTCGGGCACAACATCTATCACACCGCAGGTGATAAATACCTGCAGGCCATTGTTACCGTCGTTGGCGGCATGCCGGTGATCATTCCGGCCCTGGGCGAGCAGATCGACCAGCAGTACCTGCTGCAACATATTGATGGTCTGGTGTTCCCGGGCTCTCCGTCAAACGTTGAACCTCACCATTACAGTGGCCCTGCCAGCGATGCCGGCACCCTGCATGATGCTGCTCGTGACAGCACGACTCTTCCTCTGATTAAAGCAGCAATTGCCCTGGGCATCCCGGTGCTGGGCATTTGCCGTGGTTTTCAGGAAATGAATGTGGCTTTTGGTGGTGCATTACACCAGAAGGTGCATGAGGTGGATGGCTACATGGATCATCGTGAGCCCGAAGACACCCCGGTAGCGCAACAATATGGCCTGCGACACGCGCTGCATGTGCAGCCCGGTGGGCTACTCGCCAGCATCGGCTTGCCGAGCGAGATTCAGGTCAATTCCATTCATGGCCAGGGCGTTCAGCGTCTGGCGCCGGGCCTTCGCGTAGAAGCACTGGCGCCTGACGGGTTGATCGAAGCCTTCTCCGTCGAAGGTGCCAAAAGCTTTGCATTGGGGGTGCAATGGCACCCTGAATGGCAGGTACGATCCAACCCGAATTATCTCGCCATCTTCCAGGCCTTTGGTGAGGCTTGCAGGAAGAAGGCGGGGCAACGCTGA
- a CDS encoding glutamine synthetase family protein: MSVPPRAVQLNEANAFLKKHPEVLFVDLLIADMNGVVRGKRIERASLHKVYERGINLPASLFALDINGSTVESTGLGLDIGDADRVCFPIPNTLSNEPWQKRPTAQLLMTMHEMEGEPFFADPREVLRQVVEKFDELGLTICAAFEIEFYLIDQANVNGRPQPPLSPLSGKRPQSTQVYLIDDLDEYAECLQDILEGAKEQGIPADAIVKESAPAQFEVNLHHVADPIKACDHALLLKRLIKNIAYDHEMDTTFMAKPYPNQAGNGLHVHISVLDKQGNNIFACDDPEQNDALRHAIGGVLETMPASMAFLCPNVNSYRRFGAQFYVPNSPCWGIDNRTVALRVPNDTADAVRIEHRVAGADANPYLLMSAVLAGVHHGLTNKIEPGAPVEGNSYEQNEQSLPNNLRDALRELDDNEVLARYIDPKYIDIFVACKESELAEFENSISDLEYNWYLHTV, encoded by the coding sequence ATGTCGGTACCCCCGCGTGCCGTTCAGCTTAACGAAGCGAACGCGTTCCTTAAGAAACATCCTGAGGTCCTGTTCGTCGACCTTCTGATCGCAGATATGAATGGTGTGGTGCGCGGCAAGCGTATCGAGCGTGCGAGCCTGCATAAGGTTTACGAACGCGGCATTAATCTCCCGGCTTCCTTGTTTGCCCTGGACATCAACGGCTCGACGGTGGAAAGCACCGGCCTGGGTCTGGATATCGGCGACGCCGACCGGGTCTGCTTTCCCATCCCCAACACCCTGAGCAATGAGCCTTGGCAAAAACGCCCTACCGCGCAGCTGCTGATGACCATGCATGAAATGGAAGGCGAGCCATTCTTTGCCGACCCGCGTGAAGTCTTGCGCCAGGTGGTGGAGAAGTTCGACGAACTGGGCCTTACCATTTGCGCCGCGTTCGAAATCGAGTTTTACCTGATCGACCAGGCCAACGTGAACGGCCGCCCACAGCCGCCGCTGTCACCTTTGTCAGGCAAACGCCCACAGTCGACCCAGGTATACCTGATCGACGACCTCGACGAGTACGCCGAATGCCTGCAGGACATTCTTGAAGGCGCCAAGGAGCAAGGCATCCCGGCTGACGCCATCGTCAAGGAAAGCGCACCGGCGCAGTTCGAAGTCAACCTGCACCACGTTGCCGACCCGATTAAAGCCTGCGACCACGCACTACTGCTCAAGCGTCTGATCAAGAACATCGCTTACGACCATGAAATGGACACCACCTTCATGGCCAAGCCCTACCCCAATCAAGCGGGCAACGGCCTGCACGTGCACATTTCGGTACTCGACAAGCAAGGCAACAATATCTTTGCCTGTGATGACCCTGAGCAAAACGATGCACTGCGCCATGCCATCGGTGGCGTATTGGAAACCATGCCCGCGTCGATGGCGTTCCTCTGCCCGAACGTCAACTCTTACCGACGTTTCGGTGCTCAGTTCTACGTACCGAACTCGCCATGCTGGGGTATCGACAACCGCACGGTGGCGCTGCGCGTGCCCAATGACACGGCCGATGCCGTGCGTATCGAACACCGCGTGGCAGGTGCCGACGCCAACCCCTACCTGCTGATGTCGGCAGTACTGGCAGGCGTGCATCACGGCTTGACCAACAAGATCGAGCCGGGTGCCCCGGTGGAAGGCAACTCCTACGAGCAGAACGAGCAGAGCCTGCCAAACAACCTGCGTGACGCCCTGCGCGAGCTGGACGACAACGAAGTACTGGCACGTTATATCGATCCGAAATACATCGATATCTTCGTCGCCTGTAAAGAGAGCGAGTTGGCCGAGTTCGAGAACTCGATCTCCGACCTCGAATACAACTGGTACTTGCACACAGTTTGA
- a CDS encoding extracellular solute-binding protein yields MPRLFAAFLLTLTPLLASAEEVIRVYNWNDYIAPQVLKDFEAQTGIRVDYRTYSTAEELAAVLASGEAVDVAVPSHDALPTLIKNGNIQPLDFSLLPHRKHLDKQLLSTLVALDPANRHALPYLWGAVGLAINTPQAEAAFGGPLPNSWSLLFDAEQSSRLATCGMSVLDAPDETLTLLLNYQGRSLARSAPSRIERSSSVLDDLRPNLRYVDSERYIDDLNQGKLCVAMAWVGDALAAADAGQPVRFVVPDEGSILFIDNLVIPSSAKRVDLAHRFIDYLMQPKVAALITAETLYPSGNADSREFLDEALRNQPDLYPDRDTKRRLHPLETLPEKHSATRDAVWTRFRDGS; encoded by the coding sequence ATGCCTCGCCTGTTTGCCGCCTTCCTGCTCACCCTGACACCATTGCTGGCCAGTGCCGAGGAGGTGATCCGGGTCTACAACTGGAACGACTACATCGCCCCGCAGGTACTGAAAGACTTCGAGGCGCAAACCGGCATCCGCGTGGACTACCGCACTTACAGCACCGCCGAAGAGCTGGCTGCTGTACTGGCCAGCGGCGAAGCCGTCGACGTGGCCGTGCCTTCGCATGACGCACTGCCGACACTGATCAAGAACGGCAACATTCAGCCGCTGGATTTCAGCCTGTTGCCTCATCGCAAACACCTCGACAAACAACTGCTCAGCACCCTGGTCGCCCTCGACCCCGCCAACCGCCATGCATTGCCCTACCTGTGGGGCGCAGTCGGTCTGGCGATCAACACACCGCAAGCAGAAGCAGCCTTTGGCGGCCCGCTGCCCAATAGCTGGAGCCTGCTGTTTGATGCCGAACAAAGCTCACGCCTGGCCACGTGTGGCATGAGCGTACTGGACGCTCCTGACGAGACCCTGACCCTGCTGCTCAACTATCAGGGCCGCAGTCTGGCGCGCAGCGCACCGAGCCGCATCGAGCGCTCCAGCAGCGTCCTGGATGATCTGCGGCCGAATCTGCGTTACGTCGACAGCGAGCGCTATATCGACGACCTCAACCAGGGCAAGCTGTGCGTGGCTATGGCCTGGGTCGGTGATGCACTGGCAGCAGCCGATGCGGGACAGCCGGTGCGTTTCGTGGTGCCTGACGAAGGTTCAATCCTGTTTATCGACAACCTGGTGATCCCCAGCAGCGCCAAGCGCGTCGACCTGGCCCACCGCTTTATCGACTACCTGATGCAGCCCAAAGTCGCCGCACTGATCACTGCCGAAACCCTGTACCCCAGCGGCAACGCCGACTCCCGCGAGTTTCTCGATGAAGCCCTGCGCAACCAACCGGATCTCTACCCGGACCGCGACACCAAACGCCGCCTGCATCCCCTGGAAACCCTGCCAGAAAAGCACAGCGCGACCCGCGATGCCGTATGGACGCGCTTTCGCGATGGCAGTTGA
- a CDS encoding inorganic triphosphatase codes for MVKETEIKLRISRETLAALREHPLLKKRNKSGWEQCELFNQYFDTPERDLAAAKVALRVRRDGEQFIQTLKTRGQSVAGLSERNEWDWNLAKAKLDLKRLDDSCWPSALAGLDKKRLVPIFTTDFVREKAEIAWGRGKAKVVIEAALDLGKVIAGEGEEEICELELELRQGEPEALLELAAELAADLALMPCDISKAERGYRLFDAGSYSLSLPAPSLSAETSLDDSVAALGWHLLGSSQRLAEQYRFNGHWRLLVDWLEQLIGLRALLGSLGQAAPRASSHALRELLDALLLEWRPRVLAGQDKDSLRKNAPALFAAELQGNRWGLFSLNLSRWLLARSWTVERNNRGNRQGAAPLGNWLPTLIAEEGAALQLRRYQQQPEDLAEQLPRIERLLVWLHLAREVLEVPEVDRLYGELNKLAELANQVIDPEVLAARKAQLLTIGSLKAWRQLVK; via the coding sequence ATGGTCAAAGAAACCGAAATCAAGCTGCGCATCAGCCGCGAGACCCTGGCCGCCTTGCGTGAGCATCCGCTGCTGAAGAAGCGCAACAAGAGTGGTTGGGAGCAGTGCGAACTGTTCAATCAGTATTTCGACACCCCCGAGCGTGACCTGGCGGCGGCCAAAGTGGCGCTGCGCGTGCGCCGTGATGGCGAGCAGTTTATCCAGACCCTGAAAACCCGCGGGCAGAGCGTGGCCGGTTTGTCCGAGCGCAATGAGTGGGACTGGAACCTGGCCAAGGCCAAGCTGGATCTGAAGAGGCTCGATGACAGCTGCTGGCCGTCGGCCCTGGCTGGGCTGGATAAAAAGCGGCTGGTGCCGATCTTCACCACCGACTTTGTTCGCGAGAAGGCGGAAATCGCCTGGGGCCGTGGCAAGGCCAAGGTGGTGATTGAGGCGGCGCTGGACCTCGGTAAGGTGATTGCCGGCGAAGGCGAAGAAGAAATCTGCGAGCTGGAGCTGGAGCTGCGTCAGGGCGAGCCCGAAGCGCTGCTGGAGCTGGCCGCTGAGTTGGCGGCCGACCTGGCGCTGATGCCCTGCGATATCAGCAAGGCCGAGCGCGGTTACCGCCTGTTCGATGCTGGCAGCTACAGCCTGAGCCTGCCGGCACCGAGCCTGAGCGCGGAAACCAGTCTGGATGACAGCGTTGCGGCACTGGGTTGGCACCTGCTGGGCAGCAGTCAGCGCCTGGCCGAGCAGTACCGCTTTAATGGCCACTGGCGTTTGTTGGTCGACTGGCTGGAGCAGCTGATCGGCCTGCGTGCATTGCTCGGCAGCCTGGGTCAGGCCGCGCCGCGTGCCAGCAGCCATGCCTTGCGTGAATTGCTGGATGCCTTGCTGCTGGAATGGCGCCCACGCGTTCTGGCCGGGCAGGACAAGGACAGCCTGCGCAAGAACGCTCCGGCATTGTTTGCAGCTGAACTGCAGGGCAATCGTTGGGGGCTGTTCTCGCTGAACCTGTCGCGCTGGCTATTGGCCCGCAGCTGGACGGTGGAGCGTAACAACCGTGGTAATCGCCAGGGCGCTGCGCCGCTGGGCAACTGGTTGCCGACGTTGATTGCTGAAGAAGGCGCTGCCCTGCAACTGCGTCGTTATCAGCAGCAGCCGGAAGACCTGGCCGAACAGCTGCCGCGCATCGAGCGCCTGCTGGTCTGGCTGCATCTGGCCCGTGAGGTACTGGAAGTGCCGGAAGTCGACCGTCTGTACGGTGAACTGAACAAGCTGGCGGAACTGGCCAATCAAGTAATTGATCCGGAAGTGCTGGCTGCGCGCAAGGCGCAGTTGCTGACCATCGGTTCGCTGAAAGCCTGGCGTCAGCTGGTCAAGTAA
- a CDS encoding inorganic phosphate transporter: protein MFELFNGLDAWVAVSLVLALAFVLTFEFINGFHDTANAVATVIYTKAMPPHLAVIFSGIFNFLGVLLGGVGVAYAIVHLLPVELLINSNTAYGLVMVFSMLSAAIAWNLGTWYLGIPASSSHTLIGSILGVGLAHALISDIALSEGVNWQKAIDIGLSLLLSPLAGFAVAALLLLALKRMWGGSKMHETPETRKEIKGKNKPPFWNRVVLIASAMGVSFVHGSNDGQKGIGLIMLVLIGIVPAQFVLDLNSTTYQIERTRDAAIHLSQFYERNHDALSEYLALGKNGTTELPAKFRCDAKLTELTIATLLKTIEGVTDYKQMSEEQRTQARRYLLCLDDTAKKVGKLDNLPKREVADLAKLRKDLTATTEYAPFWVILAVALALGIGTMVGWKRVVLTVGEKIGKQGMTYAQGMSAQITASIAIGLANVYSLPVSTTHVLSSGVAGTMVANKSGLQFGTVRNILTAWVLTLPITISLSAGLFWLGVKLFV from the coding sequence ATGTTTGAACTCTTTAACGGACTCGATGCATGGGTTGCTGTGAGCCTGGTGCTTGCTCTGGCCTTTGTTCTGACCTTCGAATTTATCAACGGTTTCCATGACACTGCCAACGCAGTCGCCACTGTGATCTATACCAAGGCCATGCCGCCGCATCTGGCCGTGATCTTCTCCGGTATCTTCAACTTTCTCGGTGTGCTGCTTGGCGGCGTGGGCGTGGCGTATGCCATCGTGCACCTGCTGCCGGTCGAGCTGTTGATCAATTCCAACACTGCCTATGGCCTGGTCATGGTGTTTTCCATGCTCAGTGCGGCCATCGCCTGGAACCTCGGTACCTGGTACCTGGGCATTCCGGCATCCAGTTCCCACACCCTGATCGGTTCGATCCTCGGTGTCGGCCTGGCTCACGCGTTGATCTCCGATATCGCCTTGAGCGAAGGGGTGAACTGGCAGAAGGCGATCGACATCGGCCTGTCCCTGCTGCTGTCTCCGCTAGCCGGTTTTGCCGTTGCGGCGCTGCTGCTGCTGGCACTCAAGCGCATGTGGGGCGGCTCGAAAATGCATGAAACGCCAGAGACCCGCAAGGAGATCAAAGGCAAGAACAAGCCGCCGTTCTGGAATCGCGTGGTGCTGATCGCCTCGGCCATGGGCGTGAGCTTCGTGCACGGCTCCAACGACGGGCAGAAGGGGATCGGCCTGATCATGCTGGTGCTGATCGGTATCGTGCCGGCACAGTTCGTCCTTGATCTGAACAGCACCACTTACCAGATCGAGCGCACCCGCGACGCCGCCATTCACCTCAGCCAGTTCTACGAGCGCAACCACGACGCGTTGAGCGAATACCTGGCGCTGGGCAAGAACGGCACCACCGAGTTGCCGGCCAAGTTCCGCTGTGACGCCAAGCTCACCGAGCTGACCATCGCGACCCTGCTGAAGACCATCGAAGGCGTCACCGACTACAAGCAGATGTCCGAAGAGCAGCGCACCCAGGCGCGGCGCTACCTGCTGTGCCTGGATGACACGGCGAAGAAGGTCGGCAAGCTGGATAACCTGCCCAAGCGTGAAGTGGCTGACCTGGCCAAACTGCGTAAGGACCTCACCGCCACCACCGAATATGCGCCGTTCTGGGTCATCCTCGCGGTCGCCCTGGCGCTGGGTATCGGCACCATGGTCGGCTGGAAGCGCGTGGTTCTGACCGTTGGCGAGAAGATCGGCAAGCAGGGCATGACCTACGCCCAGGGCATGAGTGCGCAGATCACAGCATCCATCGCCATTGGCCTGGCCAACGTCTACAGCCTGCCAGTGTCGACCACCCATGTGTTGTCTTCTGGTGTAGCCGGTACCATGGTGGCCAACAAAAGTGGCCTGCAGTTCGGTACCGTACGCAATATCCTGACCGCCTGGGTGCTGACCCTGCCGATCACCATCTCGCTGTCTGCCGGCTTATTCTGGTTGGGCGTGAAGTTGTTCGTCTAA
- the argE gene encoding acetylornithine deacetylase, with protein MTLPSFKEQFAALIAAPSVSCTQAHWDQSNRAVIDLLSNWLTDLGFTCEVQEISRGKFNLLASYGSGPGGLVLAGHSDTVPFDAALWQTDPLKLTEVDGRWVGLGSCDMKGFFALIIEAVQPLLEQRFQQPLLILATCDEESSMSGARALAQAGRPLGRAAVIGEPTGLKPIRLHKGVMMERIDILGQSGHSSDPRLGHSALEAMQDVMLKLRGLRAQWQREYNNPQFSVPQPTLNFGCIHGGDNPNRICGQCSLEFDLRPLPGMQPEILRAAIRQKLQPLAEQHQVKIDFAPLFPSVPPFEQAADAELVRLAERLTGHSATAVAFGTEAPYLQQLGCETLVLGPGDIDCAHQPGEYLEMSRLQPTVRLLQQLIEHYCLQAKHPVLSGGENA; from the coding sequence ATGACCCTGCCTTCCTTTAAAGAGCAATTCGCCGCGCTGATCGCTGCGCCCTCGGTGAGTTGCACCCAGGCGCACTGGGATCAGTCCAACCGCGCGGTGATCGATTTACTGTCGAACTGGCTTACGGATCTCGGCTTCACCTGCGAGGTGCAGGAAATATCTCGTGGCAAATTCAACCTGCTCGCCAGCTATGGCAGCGGTCCTGGCGGCCTGGTGCTGGCCGGGCACAGCGACACCGTGCCATTCGATGCCGCGCTGTGGCAGACCGACCCACTGAAGCTCACCGAAGTCGATGGCCGCTGGGTGGGCCTCGGCAGTTGTGACATGAAGGGCTTTTTCGCCCTGATCATCGAAGCCGTGCAACCCCTGCTGGAGCAGCGCTTCCAACAACCGCTGCTGATCCTCGCCACCTGCGACGAAGAAAGTTCGATGTCTGGCGCCCGCGCCCTGGCGCAAGCCGGACGGCCGCTGGGCCGTGCGGCGGTGATCGGTGAGCCGACCGGATTGAAGCCGATTCGCCTGCACAAGGGGGTGATGATGGAGCGCATCGACATCCTCGGGCAGAGTGGTCACTCCTCCGATCCGCGCCTCGGCCACAGCGCCCTGGAAGCCATGCAGGACGTGATGCTGAAGCTACGCGGCCTGCGCGCGCAGTGGCAGCGCGAGTACAACAACCCGCAATTCAGCGTGCCACAGCCGACCTTGAACTTCGGCTGCATCCACGGCGGCGACAACCCCAACCGCATCTGCGGCCAGTGTTCACTGGAGTTCGACCTGCGCCCGCTGCCCGGCATGCAGCCGGAAATACTCCGCGCGGCGATCCGCCAGAAGCTGCAGCCGCTGGCCGAGCAGCATCAGGTGAAGATCGATTTTGCCCCGCTGTTCCCTAGCGTGCCGCCGTTCGAGCAGGCCGCCGACGCCGAGCTGGTGCGCCTGGCCGAACGCCTCACCGGGCACAGCGCCACAGCAGTGGCATTTGGCACCGAAGCGCCTTATCTTCAGCAACTTGGTTGCGAAACCCTGGTGCTCGGCCCCGGCGATATCGACTGCGCCCACCAGCCTGGGGAATACCTGGAAATGTCACGTTTGCAGCCTACTGTGCGTCTGCTGCAGCAACTGATTGAACATTACTGCCTACAAGCCAAACACCCTGTGTTATCCGGAGGAGAGAACGCGTGA
- the argA gene encoding amino-acid N-acetyltransferase, producing MHDHVNWLRHASPYINAHRDCTFVVMLPGEGVAHPNFGNIVHDLVLLHSLGVRLVLVHGSRPQIEARLANNGLTPRFHRDLRITDSPTLECVIDAVGQLRIAIEARLSMDMARSPMQGSRLRITSGNFVTARPIGVVDGVDYHHTGEVRRIDRKGINRQLDERSIVLLSPLGYSPTGEIFNLACEDVATRAAIDLDADKLLLFGAECGLLDEAGKLVRELRPQQVPAHLQRLGSSYQAELLDAAAEACKAGVRRSHIVSYAEDGALLSELFTRTGNGTLVAQEQFESLREATIEDVGGLIELITPLEDQGILVRRSREVLEREIEQFSIVEREGLIIACAALYQIAESDFGELACLAVNPAYRHGGRGDELLERIEERARAQGLKTLFVLTTRTAHWFRERGFMPSSVDRLPAARASLYNYQRNSQVFEKAL from the coding sequence ATGCACGACCACGTCAACTGGCTCCGCCACGCTTCGCCCTATATCAATGCCCACCGCGACTGCACCTTTGTGGTGATGCTGCCGGGCGAGGGTGTTGCTCACCCGAATTTCGGCAATATCGTCCACGACCTGGTGCTGCTGCACAGCCTCGGCGTACGCCTGGTACTGGTGCACGGCTCGCGCCCGCAGATCGAGGCACGCCTGGCCAACAACGGCCTGACGCCACGCTTTCACCGTGACCTGCGGATCACCGACAGCCCGACTCTGGAATGCGTGATCGATGCCGTCGGCCAGCTGCGCATCGCCATCGAAGCGCGCCTGTCGATGGACATGGCGCGCTCGCCGATGCAGGGTTCGCGCCTGCGCATTACCAGCGGCAACTTTGTCACTGCGCGGCCGATTGGCGTGGTCGATGGCGTCGACTACCACCACACCGGCGAAGTGCGGCGCATCGACCGCAAGGGCATTAATCGCCAGCTGGATGAGCGCAGCATCGTCCTGCTGTCGCCACTCGGTTATTCGCCCACTGGGGAGATCTTCAACCTGGCCTGCGAAGACGTCGCCACCCGCGCCGCCATCGACCTGGACGCCGACAAGCTGCTGCTGTTCGGCGCCGAATGCGGTCTGCTCGACGAAGCCGGCAAACTGGTGCGCGAACTGCGCCCGCAGCAAGTACCCGCGCATCTGCAACGCTTGGGCAGTAGCTATCAGGCGGAGCTGCTGGATGCCGCCGCCGAAGCCTGCAAGGCCGGGGTACGGCGCAGCCATATCGTCAGCTATGCGGAAGATGGAGCGCTGCTTAGCGAGCTGTTCACCCGCACCGGCAACGGCACCCTGGTGGCCCAGGAGCAGTTCGAGTCGCTGCGCGAGGCGACCATCGAAGACGTCGGCGGACTGATCGAACTGATCACCCCACTGGAAGACCAGGGCATTCTGGTACGCCGCTCACGCGAGGTGCTGGAACGAGAGATCGAACAGTTCAGCATTGTCGAACGCGAAGGGCTGATTATCGCCTGCGCCGCGCTGTACCAGATTGCCGAGTCGGATTTCGGCGAGCTGGCATGCCTGGCGGTCAATCCGGCCTACCGCCATGGCGGACGCGGTGATGAGTTGCTCGAACGCATCGAAGAACGCGCCCGCGCCCAGGGCCTGAAAACCCTGTTCGTACTTACCACGCGCACGGCCCACTGGTTCCGCGAACGCGGCTTTATGCCCAGCAGCGTCGACCGCCTGCCGGCTGCGCGCGCCTCGCTGTACAACTACCAGCGCAACTCGCAGGTGTTTGAAAAGGCGCTGTAG
- a CDS encoding TetR/AcrR family transcriptional regulator, with translation MSRPAVVRKPRASSQSRITGILAAARELLAEQGVASLSIYNVAERAAIPPSSVYHFFASVPALLEALTADVHQAFRDCLQAPVVHDALRDWRDLSRLIEQRMLAIYAADAAARQLILAQHGLTEVTQADRQHDIELGQLMQQVFDRHFPLPQLPDDVDVFALAMELGDRVYARSVQLHGTITPRMAEEGMRVFDAYLGLYLPPHLPKRNL, from the coding sequence ATGTCCCGCCCAGCCGTTGTCCGCAAACCCCGCGCCAGTAGTCAGAGCCGCATCACCGGCATTCTGGCCGCCGCCCGCGAATTGCTGGCCGAGCAGGGCGTGGCCAGTCTGTCGATCTACAACGTGGCCGAACGCGCGGCGATTCCGCCGTCATCGGTCTATCACTTTTTTGCCAGCGTGCCGGCACTGCTGGAAGCGCTGACCGCCGATGTGCACCAGGCCTTTCGCGATTGCCTGCAAGCGCCGGTGGTGCATGACGCGTTGCGCGACTGGCGTGATCTGTCGCGCCTGATCGAACAGCGCATGCTGGCGATCTACGCCGCCGACGCCGCCGCCCGCCAGCTGATTCTCGCCCAACACGGGCTGACCGAGGTGACCCAGGCCGATCGTCAGCACGATATTGAACTGGGCCAGTTGATGCAGCAGGTCTTCGACCGCCACTTCCCCCTGCCGCAACTGCCGGACGATGTCGATGTGTTCGCCCTAGCCATGGAACTGGGCGACCGCGTCTACGCCCGCTCGGTGCAACTGCACGGCACCATCACCCCGCGTATGGCCGAAGAAGGTATGCGGGTGTTCGATGCCTATTTAGGTTTGTACCTGCCACCCCATCTGCCGAAACGCAATCTGTAG